One segment of Streptomyces sp. NA02950 DNA contains the following:
- a CDS encoding MBL fold metallo-hydrolase — protein sequence MLIAGFPAGAWGTNCYLVAPAAGEECVIIDPGHQAAPGVEEAIAKHRLKPVAVVLTHGHLDHVASVVPVCGAHDVPAWIHPADRFMMSDPEKALGRSIGLPLLGELTVGEPDDVKELADGAELKLAGLELTVAHAPGHTKGSVTFRLPEQADIPSVFFSGDLLFAGSIGRTDLPGGDHAEILESLARVCLPLDDSTVVLSGHGPQTSIGRERATNPYLREVASGLGGGTQEPAPRRGM from the coding sequence GTGCTCATTGCCGGGTTCCCCGCCGGGGCCTGGGGGACCAACTGCTACCTGGTCGCCCCCGCCGCCGGTGAGGAGTGCGTGATCATCGACCCGGGCCATCAGGCGGCCCCAGGAGTCGAGGAGGCGATCGCCAAGCACCGGCTCAAGCCCGTCGCCGTCGTCCTCACCCACGGCCACCTCGACCACGTCGCCTCGGTGGTCCCGGTCTGCGGCGCCCATGACGTACCGGCCTGGATCCACCCGGCGGACCGCTTCATGATGAGCGACCCCGAGAAGGCCCTCGGCCGTTCCATCGGACTGCCGCTGCTGGGCGAACTGACCGTGGGCGAACCGGACGACGTCAAGGAGCTGGCCGACGGCGCCGAGCTGAAGCTGGCCGGTCTGGAGCTGACCGTCGCGCACGCACCGGGCCATACCAAGGGGTCGGTGACCTTCAGGCTGCCCGAGCAGGCGGACATCCCGTCCGTCTTCTTCTCGGGCGACCTGCTGTTCGCCGGCTCCATCGGACGCACCGATCTGCCCGGTGGCGACCACGCCGAGATCCTCGAGTCCCTGGCCCGTGTGTGCCTGCCGCTCGACGACTCGACCGTGGTGCTGTCCGGCCACGGCCCCCAGACCAGCATCGGCCGCGAGCGCGCCACCAACCCCTATCTGCGGGAGGTGGCCTCCGGCCTCGGAGGCGGCACCCAGGAGCCGGCTCCGCGACGAGGAATGTGA
- a CDS encoding peptidylprolyl isomerase encodes MVSNEQRRRQLAREKYLRQQARRQQAREKARRRNTVIASTLAVVLAAGGAVATVGALSGGGDDKKKDDSAATPPTPPPTSKAPDPCAAGAKKVKGEKPKKMTWKKEPEVAIDKAAKYTMRLETTCGDISIDLKADKAPHTVNSFDFLAKKGYFDHTSCHRLTNQNIFVLQCGDPQGTGRGGPGYTIPDENLKDPSLKGNVYPAGTVAMANQYNAQTKQGRDSGGSQFFLVYQDSQLPPDYTPFGTVSKDGMKVLKKIGKAGAAPPDQTGSTAPNATVKINKAAVTAS; translated from the coding sequence GTGGTCAGTAACGAGCAGCGGCGGCGGCAACTCGCCCGGGAGAAGTACCTTCGGCAGCAGGCACGGCGCCAGCAGGCCCGGGAGAAGGCGCGCCGCCGCAACACGGTGATCGCCTCGACGCTGGCCGTGGTGCTGGCGGCGGGCGGGGCCGTGGCGACCGTGGGCGCGCTGTCCGGCGGCGGCGACGACAAGAAGAAGGACGACTCCGCCGCCACGCCCCCCACTCCGCCGCCGACCAGCAAGGCGCCGGACCCCTGTGCCGCGGGGGCGAAGAAGGTCAAGGGCGAGAAGCCGAAGAAGATGACCTGGAAGAAGGAGCCCGAGGTCGCCATCGACAAGGCGGCGAAGTACACCATGAGGCTGGAGACCACCTGCGGGGACATCTCCATCGACCTGAAGGCGGACAAGGCGCCGCACACGGTCAACTCCTTCGACTTCCTGGCGAAGAAGGGCTACTTCGACCACACCTCCTGTCACCGGCTGACCAACCAGAACATCTTTGTGCTCCAGTGCGGCGATCCGCAGGGCACCGGCCGGGGCGGCCCGGGGTACACCATCCCGGACGAGAACCTGAAGGACCCCTCGCTCAAGGGGAACGTCTACCCGGCCGGCACGGTCGCGATGGCGAACCAGTACAACGCCCAGACCAAGCAGGGCCGGGACAGCGGCGGCAGCCAGTTCTTCCTCGTCTACCAGGACAGCCAGCTGCCACCGGACTACACGCCCTTCGGCACGGTGAGCAAGGACGGGATGAAGGTCCTGAAGAAGATCGGCAAAGCGGGTGCCGCCCCGCCCGACCAGACCGGGAGCACCGCCCCGAACGCCACCGTGAAGATCAACAAGGCGGCGGTCACCGCGTCCTGA
- a CDS encoding DUF349 domain-containing protein, with translation MSSEPWGRVDEAGTVYVRTADGEQVVGSWQAGSPEEALAYFERKYDGLVVEIGLLERRVKTTDLSAKDATAALEHIRQQVDEHHVVGDLDALRKRLDKLAEDVEKRREQRKAAKAHQTEEARKSKEALVAEAEELAASEQWRAAGERLRALVETWKGLPRLDRRTDDELWHRFSHARSAFSKRRKAHFAALDAQREEARQTKEKLVAEAEALSGSTDWGPTAARYRELMSDWKAAGRAQREAEDDLWNRFRGAQDIFFQARGEVFAERDAEQRENLTRKEELVAEAEKLLPVSDLKAARAAFRSVNERWEAIGHVPRDSRARIEGRLHAVERAIQDAEEVEWRRTNPEARARAEGLTGQLQDAVDKLRRQIDAARAAGNNAKADKLAKELEGRQALLDQALKGLEEFGG, from the coding sequence GTGAGCAGCGAGCCTTGGGGCCGCGTCGACGAGGCGGGGACCGTGTACGTGCGTACGGCCGACGGTGAGCAGGTCGTCGGGTCGTGGCAGGCGGGATCTCCGGAAGAGGCCCTCGCCTACTTCGAGCGCAAGTACGACGGTCTGGTCGTCGAGATCGGCCTCCTCGAGCGCCGGGTGAAGACCACCGACCTGTCCGCCAAGGACGCGACGGCCGCCCTCGAGCACATCCGGCAGCAGGTCGACGAGCACCATGTGGTCGGTGATCTGGACGCGCTCAGGAAGCGGCTCGACAAGCTCGCCGAGGACGTCGAAAAGCGCCGTGAGCAGCGCAAGGCGGCCAAGGCCCACCAGACCGAGGAGGCCCGCAAGTCCAAGGAGGCGCTGGTCGCCGAGGCCGAGGAGCTGGCCGCCAGCGAGCAGTGGCGGGCCGCCGGGGAGCGGCTGCGCGCCCTGGTCGAGACCTGGAAGGGCCTGCCGCGGCTGGACCGCAGGACCGACGACGAGCTGTGGCACCGCTTCTCGCACGCCCGCTCGGCGTTCTCCAAGCGGCGCAAGGCGCACTTCGCGGCGCTGGACGCCCAGCGCGAGGAGGCCCGGCAGACCAAGGAGAAGCTGGTCGCCGAGGCCGAGGCGCTGTCCGGCTCCACCGACTGGGGGCCCACGGCCGCCCGGTACCGGGAGCTGATGTCGGACTGGAAGGCCGCGGGGCGTGCGCAGCGCGAGGCCGAGGACGACCTGTGGAACCGCTTCCGCGGGGCGCAGGACATCTTCTTCCAGGCCCGTGGCGAGGTCTTCGCGGAGCGCGACGCGGAGCAGCGGGAGAACCTGACCCGCAAGGAGGAGCTGGTCGCCGAGGCCGAGAAGCTGCTGCCGGTCTCGGATCTGAAGGCGGCCCGCGCGGCCTTCCGGTCGGTCAACGAGCGGTGGGAGGCCATCGGCCATGTGCCGAGGGACTCCCGGGCGCGCATCGAGGGGCGGCTGCACGCGGTCGAGCGCGCCATCCAGGACGCCGAGGAAGTGGAGTGGCGGCGGACCAACCCCGAGGCGCGGGCGCGTGCCGAGGGGCTGACCGGTCAGCTCCAGGACGCGGTGGACAAGCTGCGCCGGCAGATCGACGCGGCCCGTGCGGCGGGGAACAACGCCAAGGCCGACAAGCTGGCCAAGGAGCTGGAGGGGCGGCAGGCCCTGCTGGACCAGGCGCTCAAGGGCCTGGAGGAGTTCGGCGGCTGA